The following are encoded in a window of Fusarium oxysporum f. sp. lycopersici 4287 chromosome 5, whole genome shotgun sequence genomic DNA:
- a CDS encoding STE/STE7/MKK protein kinase (At least one base has a quality score < 10) has translation MADQQPQSSDSTPLPPTAPTPISLPTHNSGPSPVLLLRPAIPGARSGGARTPRLGLAIPPSPNAKAVGNQGAAAAAPSRPPLPTLHLATPMGSQVTPHEQLPRSQCATQASAGGGSESSAAHSRSGSFGPLDGRASNPTSAGSQYSALSFASQYGIGVSRPQGTPDPVSAVGSMYSERSEGGVSMERDGSLQGLEAFDKLSLEKARTLDVDELDEEGWRIASLEKRIVEIGNLGEGAGGAVTRCKLKGGNTVFALKVITTNPDPDVKKQILRELGFNKECASDHICKYYGAFVDPATATISIAMEFCEGGSLDSIYKEVKRLGGRTGEKVLGKIAEGVLGGLTYLHTRRIIHRDIKPSNILLCRDGAVKLCDFGVSGDFGTKGEANTFIGTSYYMAPERITGQSYTITSDVWSTGVTLLEVAQHRFPFPADGTEMQPRAGLIDLLTYIVRQNVPKLKDEPEMDVYWSDNFKYFIECCLEKQPNRRASPWKMMEHPWMVEMRSKRVNMVKYLSFVWGWDEQPKDS, from the exons ATGGCCGACCAACAGCCTCAGAGTTCTGATTCAACTCCACTACCC CCTACTGCTCCCACTCCAATTTCTCTACCAACACATAACTCGGGCCCCTCTCCCGTGCTTCTCCTCCGACCCGCCATTCCTGGCGCCAGAAGTGGTGGAGCTCGTACACCCAGGCTTGGCCTCGCTATCCCACCATCACCTAATGCCAAAGCTGTAGGCAATCAAGGAGCAGCCGCGGCTGCCCCTTCAAGGCCTCCTCTGCCGACATTACACCTAGCAACCCCTATGGGTAGTCAAGTCACTCCCCATGAACAGTTACCACGATCCCAATGTGCAACCCAAGCATcggctggtggtggtagtgAAAGTAGCGCGGCTCACTCAAGGTCTGGCAGTTTCGGCCCTCTAGATGGACGGGCAAGCAATCCCACTTCTGCAGGATCTCAATATTCCGCTTTGTCCTTTGCTTCGCAGTATGGTATAGGTGTATCAAGACCTCAAGGTACTCCGGATCCGGTATCTGCTGTAGGATCTATGTACTCCGAGAGAAGCGAGGGTGGGGTCTCCATGGAGCGTGATGGAAGTCTTCAAGGTTTGGAGGCATTCGATAAACTAAGCCTCGAGAAGGCCAGGACTCTCGAcgttgatgagcttgacgaAGAGGGCTGGAGAATCGCAAgtttggagaagagaattgTCGAGATTGGAAATCTAGGTGAAggtgctggtggtgctgTCACAAGATGCAAGCTCAAGGGCGGTAACACTGTTTTTGCCCTCAAG GTCATCACTACGAATCCGGACCCCGATGTCAAAAAGCAGATTCTCAGAGAGTTGGGATTCAACAAAGAGTGCGCTTCAGACCACATATGCAAGTACTATGGAGCCTTTGTCGATCCAGCTACGGCCACAATCTCAATCGCCATGGAGTTTTGTGAAGGTGGCTCGCTTGATAGCATTTATAAGGAGGTCAAGCGTTTGGGGGGCAGAACAGGAGAGAAGGTTTTAGGAAAGATTGCCGAGGGTGTTTTGGGCGGCCTCACGTACCTGCATACTCGACGAATCATTCACCGAGACATCAAACCTTCGAACATCTTACTCTGCCGAGACGGTGCCGTGAAACTTTGCGATTTCGGTGTCTCTGGCGATTTCGGTACTAAGGGAGAGGCCAATACTTTCATCGGCACCAGCTATTATATGGCACCTGAGCGTATCACCGGCCAGTCCTATACTATTACTTCGGATGTTTGGTCAACCGGAGTCACCCTTCTCGAGGTGGCGCAGCATCGTTTCCCATTTCCAGCAGACGGCACAGAAATGCAACCGCGGGCTGGTCTTATAGATTTACTCACATACATCGTAAGACAGAACGTGCCCAAACTGAAGGACGAACCTGAAATGGACGTGTATTGGAGTGACAACTTCAAATATTTCATCGAGTGCTG TTTGGAAAAACAACCCAACAGACGAGCCAGTCcttggaagatgatggagcACCCATGGATGGTTGAAATGCGCTCCAAGCGTGTCAACATGGTGAAATATCTTTCTTTTGTCTGGGGTTGGGATGAACAACCTAAGGACTCTTAG
- a CDS encoding STE/STE7/MKK protein kinase (At least one base has a quality score < 10) has protein sequence MADQQPQSSDSTPLPQQPTAPTPISLPTHNSGPSPVLLLRPAIPGARSGGARTPRLGLAIPPSPNAKAVGNQGAAAAAPSRPPLPTLHLATPMGSQVTPHEQLPRSQCATQASAGGGSESSAAHSRSGSFGPLDGRASNPTSAGSQYSALSFASQYGIGVSRPQGTPDPVSAVGSMYSERSEGGVSMERDGSLQGLEAFDKLSLEKARTLDVDELDEEGWRIASLEKRIVEIGNLGEGAGGAVTRCKLKGGNTVFALKVITTNPDPDVKKQILRELGFNKECASDHICKYYGAFVDPATATISIAMEFCEGGSLDSIYKEVKRLGGRTGEKVLGKIAEGVLGGLTYLHTRRIIHRDIKPSNILLCRDGAVKLCDFGVSGDFGTKGEANTFIGTSYYMAPERITGQSYTITSDVWSTGVTLLEVAQHRFPFPADGTEMQPRAGLIDLLTYIVRQNVPKLKDEPEMDVYWSDNFKYFIECCLEKQPNRRASPWKMMEHPWMVEMRSKRVNMVKYLSFVWGWDEQPKDS, from the exons ATGGCCGACCAACAGCCTCAGAGTTCTGATTCAACTCCACTACCC CAACAGCCTACTGCTCCCACTCCAATTTCTCTACCAACACATAACTCGGGCCCCTCTCCCGTGCTTCTCCTCCGACCCGCCATTCCTGGCGCCAGAAGTGGTGGAGCTCGTACACCCAGGCTTGGCCTCGCTATCCCACCATCACCTAATGCCAAAGCTGTAGGCAATCAAGGAGCAGCCGCGGCTGCCCCTTCAAGGCCTCCTCTGCCGACATTACACCTAGCAACCCCTATGGGTAGTCAAGTCACTCCCCATGAACAGTTACCACGATCCCAATGTGCAACCCAAGCATcggctggtggtggtagtgAAAGTAGCGCGGCTCACTCAAGGTCTGGCAGTTTCGGCCCTCTAGATGGACGGGCAAGCAATCCCACTTCTGCAGGATCTCAATATTCCGCTTTGTCCTTTGCTTCGCAGTATGGTATAGGTGTATCAAGACCTCAAGGTACTCCGGATCCGGTATCTGCTGTAGGATCTATGTACTCCGAGAGAAGCGAGGGTGGGGTCTCCATGGAGCGTGATGGAAGTCTTCAAGGTTTGGAGGCATTCGATAAACTAAGCCTCGAGAAGGCCAGGACTCTCGAcgttgatgagcttgacgaAGAGGGCTGGAGAATCGCAAgtttggagaagagaattgTCGAGATTGGAAATCTAGGTGAAggtgctggtggtgctgTCACAAGATGCAAGCTCAAGGGCGGTAACACTGTTTTTGCCCTCAAG GTCATCACTACGAATCCGGACCCCGATGTCAAAAAGCAGATTCTCAGAGAGTTGGGATTCAACAAAGAGTGCGCTTCAGACCACATATGCAAGTACTATGGAGCCTTTGTCGATCCAGCTACGGCCACAATCTCAATCGCCATGGAGTTTTGTGAAGGTGGCTCGCTTGATAGCATTTATAAGGAGGTCAAGCGTTTGGGGGGCAGAACAGGAGAGAAGGTTTTAGGAAAGATTGCCGAGGGTGTTTTGGGCGGCCTCACGTACCTGCATACTCGACGAATCATTCACCGAGACATCAAACCTTCGAACATCTTACTCTGCCGAGACGGTGCCGTGAAACTTTGCGATTTCGGTGTCTCTGGCGATTTCGGTACTAAGGGAGAGGCCAATACTTTCATCGGCACCAGCTATTATATGGCACCTGAGCGTATCACCGGCCAGTCCTATACTATTACTTCGGATGTTTGGTCAACCGGAGTCACCCTTCTCGAGGTGGCGCAGCATCGTTTCCCATTTCCAGCAGACGGCACAGAAATGCAACCGCGGGCTGGTCTTATAGATTTACTCACATACATCGTAAGACAGAACGTGCCCAAACTGAAGGACGAACCTGAAATGGACGTGTATTGGAGTGACAACTTCAAATATTTCATCGAGTGCTG TTTGGAAAAACAACCCAACAGACGAGCCAGTCcttggaagatgatggagcACCCATGGATGGTTGAAATGCGCTCCAAGCGTGTCAACATGGTGAAATATCTTTCTTTTGTCTGGGGTTGGGATGAACAACCTAAGGACTCTTAG